The Streptomyces tubercidicus DNA segment TCCCCCAGGAGTTCGGCGGATCCGGCGCCGGTCTGGTCGAAGTGGCCTCCGCTCAGCGCGCGTTGGGGGCCCTTGACCCGTCCGCCGCCATCGCGCTGAACATGCACTCGTTCACCGTGGGGCTGATGGCCGACTACTGGCAGCGCCACCGGGACACCAGCTGGATGCTGCTGGAGGGCATCGCCGGGACACACGCCCTCGTCGCATCCGCCTTCGCGGAACCGGGAGGCAGCCCCAACTTCATGAGCAGCCGGTCATCGGCAGTCGAGACCGGCAAGGGCTACCGGGTCTCCGGCGTCAAGTACCCCTGCTCACTGGCCTCCACGGCCACGCTCGTATGCCTGACCGCCCGCGTCGAGGCAACGGACGAAACCATCCTCGCCCTGTGCCCGGCCGCCTCCCCGGGCCTCACGGTGGAGGGGGACTGGCCGTCCCTGGGTATGACTGGATCGGACACCGCCAAGCTGGTGCTCCGGGACGTCGATATCGATGACCGGCTCGTCTTCCACCGCGGCCCGGCCGACATCATCGACGACACGGTGATCTCCGGAATGGTCTGGTTCTCCGTCCTGCTGAGCGCCACCTACCACGGAGTCCTCAGCGCCCTGCTCGACCTGGCCTACCGGCAGATGACCGGTTCCGGACAGTACGGCACGCGCGTTCCCCTGCTGGGCCGCGCGACCAGAGAGGTACTGACCCTCGGCGGGGCCTGCCGCCAGCTCGGCCGGGACTTCGAGGACGGCAGGCTCTCCGGCCGCGCGGCCCTCGCCGCGGCCGTCGCGCTGCGCGCCACGCTCAGCGACGTACGGGACCGGGCCCTGTCGGCGCTCACCCCCGTGCTCGGCAGCCGTCTGTACACCCGCGACCAGCCCGCCGCGAAGCTCCTGATCGACTCCCTGGCCGCGCATCACCATCCACCGAGCCTGCTCGTCTGCGACCAGGTCGTCGGAGACCACTGCACCGGGCGGGAGATCAGCTTCGATCCGGCCGGTTGAGGCGGCCCGCACACCCCGGAGAACCGTCCGCGAGGAGAGAGAGCCAGCAATGCCCCATGTCGAAGTGAATCTGAGAATCCAGGCACCGGCCGAGGAGACGTGGCGGGCCGTCACACGGCTGGAGGACTACGCCGCGTACATGGAGAACGTCGAGTCGGTCCATGTGAGCGGCACATCCCATGGCACGCGCGTGAGCGAATGGTCGGTGCTCCTCAAGGGATCCGTCCTGGAGTGGGTGGAGGAGGATCAACTGGAAGAGTCGACACGCACCATGACGTTCCATCAGACATCAGGGGACCTGGACGAGTTCACCGGCTACTGGCGGGTGGATCCGCAGGACACCGACACGTCCCTGGTGACCTTCTCCGTGGACTTCGAGATCGGTATCCCGCTGCTGGCCGACATGCTGAACCCGGTCGCCACCAAGGCCCTGCGAGAGAACTCCGAGCAGATGCTCCGGGCGATCGAGAGGCG contains these protein-coding regions:
- a CDS encoding acyl-CoA dehydrogenase family protein, producing the protein MADRAEEPPPHRTLLDSGWHTDWHSDWAPDGVPDGVAGHASGAARIRQLAASGFAALAIPQEFGGSGAGLVEVASAQRALGALDPSAAIALNMHSFTVGLMADYWQRHRDTSWMLLEGIAGTHALVASAFAEPGGSPNFMSSRSSAVETGKGYRVSGVKYPCSLASTATLVCLTARVEATDETILALCPAASPGLTVEGDWPSLGMTGSDTAKLVLRDVDIDDRLVFHRGPADIIDDTVISGMVWFSVLLSATYHGVLSALLDLAYRQMTGSGQYGTRVPLLGRATREVLTLGGACRQLGRDFEDGRLSGRAALAAAVALRATLSDVRDRALSALTPVLGSRLYTRDQPAAKLLIDSLAAHHHPPSLLVCDQVVGDHCTGREISFDPAG
- a CDS encoding type II toxin-antitoxin system RatA family toxin; the protein is MPHVEVNLRIQAPAEETWRAVTRLEDYAAYMENVESVHVSGTSHGTRVSEWSVLLKGSVLEWVEEDQLEESTRTMTFHQTSGDLDEFTGYWRVDPQDTDTSLVTFSVDFEIGIPLLADMLNPVATKALRENSEQMLRAIERRLVVS